The following proteins come from a genomic window of Myroides odoratus DSM 2801:
- a CDS encoding deoxyhypusine synthase family protein has product MEQNKGPVSQFLASNFLHFNAASTIDAAKGYEAHLAAGGKMLISLAGAMSTAELGISLAEMIRQGKVDIISCTGANLEEDIMNLVAHSQYKRIPNYRDLTPQDELDLLQNKYNRVTDTCIPEEEAFRKIQHHIEKIWKDAEAQGERYFPHEYMYKLLLSGVLEQEYEIDPKNSWMLAAAERNLPIVVPGWEDSTMGNIFASYVIKRELQASTVKSGIEYMVWLAEFYEQNAVDQGIGFFQIGGGIAGDFSMCVAPMLVQDLEKDNVLKWRYYCQITDSTTSYGSYSGCIPNEKITWGKLDVDTPSYVIESDATIVAPLIFAWILGK; this is encoded by the coding sequence ATGGAACAGAATAAAGGACCCGTTTCACAATTTTTAGCAAGTAATTTTTTACATTTTAATGCTGCTTCAACGATTGATGCTGCCAAAGGTTATGAGGCACATCTAGCGGCAGGAGGGAAGATGTTGATTTCATTAGCTGGTGCAATGAGTACCGCTGAGCTTGGTATTTCATTAGCTGAAATGATCCGTCAAGGTAAAGTAGATATTATCAGCTGTACAGGTGCCAACTTAGAGGAAGACATCATGAATCTAGTGGCACATTCACAGTATAAGAGAATACCTAATTACCGCGATTTAACGCCTCAGGATGAATTGGATTTGTTGCAAAATAAATACAATCGCGTAACGGATACTTGTATTCCAGAAGAGGAAGCTTTCCGCAAGATTCAACATCACATTGAAAAAATATGGAAAGATGCAGAAGCACAAGGAGAGCGTTATTTTCCACATGAGTACATGTATAAATTGTTGTTGAGCGGTGTACTAGAACAAGAGTATGAAATTGACCCTAAAAACTCGTGGATGCTTGCTGCAGCAGAACGCAATTTGCCAATTGTAGTTCCAGGATGGGAAGACTCAACGATGGGGAATATTTTCGCTTCTTATGTAATTAAAAGAGAGCTACAAGCCTCAACGGTAAAAAGCGGTATTGAATATATGGTTTGGTTGGCTGAGTTTTACGAACAAAATGCTGTAGACCAAGGGATCGGATTTTTCCAAATTGGAGGTGGTATTGCAGGTGATTTCTCGATGTGTGTCGCTCCAATGCTTGTACAAGATTTAGAGAAAGACAACGTATTAAAATGGAGATATTACTGTCAGATTACCGATTCTACAACTTCGTATGGTTCGTATTCTGGTTGTATTCCAAATGAAAAAATAACTTGGGGAAAACTCGATGTCGATACGCCAAGCTATGTCATTGAATCTGATGCTACTATTGTAGCCCCACTTATATTTGCTTGGATTTTAGGTAAATAG